From the genome of Muricauda sp. SCSIO 64092, one region includes:
- a CDS encoding alpha-hydroxy acid oxidase, protein MSAPLFIDSRYPSVDDLREKAKKRIPKFAFEYLDGGCNEDVNLHKNTAEIRNVELVPQYLKHHTYSSQKTTLFGHEYDAPFGIAPVGLQGLMWPNAPEILAKAAFAHNIPFILSTVTTSPIERIGELTEGKAWFQLYHPAKDEIRNDIIKRAAAAEYPVLVILCDVPTFGYRPRDIRNGLAMPPKMTLANILQILGKPNWAIKTLLHGQPNFETLKPYMPKNLDLKQLGKFMDDTFSGRLFEEKIKPIRDMWKGKLVLKGVASEADTEMAIKLGLDGIIVSNHGGRQLDAGESSIKPMTRIAQKYSDQITVMVDSGMRSGPDIARCLASGAKFTFMGRSFMYGVAALGKKGGDHTISILKRQLQQVMEQVCCERIEDFPNYLLKP, encoded by the coding sequence ATGTCAGCTCCACTGTTTATTGATTCCCGCTATCCCTCAGTTGATGATCTAAGGGAAAAAGCAAAAAAAAGGATTCCGAAATTTGCCTTTGAATATTTGGACGGAGGCTGTAATGAAGATGTAAACTTGCATAAGAACACTGCTGAGATCCGTAATGTGGAGTTGGTACCCCAGTACTTGAAACACCATACTTACAGCAGTCAAAAAACAACCCTGTTTGGACATGAATACGACGCGCCTTTTGGGATTGCCCCGGTGGGACTGCAAGGGTTGATGTGGCCCAATGCTCCTGAGATCTTGGCAAAGGCCGCATTTGCACACAATATCCCCTTTATCTTGAGTACGGTAACCACTAGCCCCATAGAGCGTATTGGAGAGCTCACTGAAGGTAAGGCCTGGTTTCAGCTCTACCATCCTGCCAAGGATGAAATACGTAACGATATCATCAAGAGGGCAGCAGCTGCGGAATATCCCGTTTTGGTCATCCTTTGTGACGTGCCCACCTTTGGCTATCGCCCTAGGGATATTCGCAATGGCCTGGCTATGCCACCAAAAATGACCTTGGCCAACATCCTACAAATTTTGGGCAAGCCCAATTGGGCCATAAAAACCTTGTTACATGGCCAGCCCAATTTTGAGACACTAAAGCCTTATATGCCCAAAAACCTAGACTTAAAACAACTGGGCAAGTTTATGGACGACACCTTTTCAGGGCGGCTTTTCGAAGAAAAAATTAAACCCATTCGCGACATGTGGAAAGGAAAATTGGTTTTGAAAGGCGTTGCAAGTGAAGCTGATACTGAAATGGCCATTAAACTCGGATTGGACGGTATTATTGTCTCCAACCACGGTGGTCGCCAATTGGATGCCGGGGAATCTTCCATAAAACCCATGACCCGAATTGCTCAAAAATACAGCGACCAGATTACAGTGATGGTCGATAGCGGTATGCGATCCGGCCCCGATATTGCAAGATGTTTGGCCAGTGGCGCAAAATTTACCTTTATGGGACGCTCCTTTATGTACGGGGTTGCTGCTTTGGGTAAAAAAGGAGGAGATCACACCATCTCCATTCTAAAACGGCAATTACAACAAGTCATGGAACAAGTATGTTGTGAACGCATTGAGGACTTTCCCAATTACTTACTTAAGCCATAA